One Urechidicola croceus genomic window, CATCTTTATCTTGAGAATATACGATTGCAATTTTTCCTGGAACTGTTAAACGTTCATTAGTCCCTTTGATATGCGCCTTATCAATTCTTTTCTTAATAATTTCATAGCGAATATTATAGGCACCATCAACATCAAATTGTTTCTCATCCATTCTAAATTTAATTGCTAATGAGTTACTGTGCACCAAAATTAGAGAAGCTATTTCTAATTTATTTTTAAGGGTAGCTTTTAATTTATGGGCAATGTTTTCCATTTCACACATTACTTTTAATTGCCATAAACGAAGGTTGTACAAATATAAAGAGTCATAATCTGAATTATTAACTAATGACTTTCCTATATACATATTGTGTTCAATACCATCAGTTTTATAGCGTTCAAAATAATGAGGAAACATTGCCTGAGCCTCCATTTGCTTTTTATCTATGTGGCTAGCCAGTTTTTCATTTAAAATGGTTACACTTTCTTCATAACCTCTTCGTTCTTCGTAGACTACTTGTAAATTTGAATCAATTCGATCCATATAAATTTTAACAGCATCAGCAAGTTCATCATTTATCTTTTTTATATGACTAAAAACAGGGTAAATCTCACTTTTCAAGAAATCAATAATTCCTAATTCATCTCCTGCATCCAAACCAATCTTTACGTCTGTTAAATATTCTTTTATTCTAAACATTAACTCTTCATAAATAGGTAAACTTTCTTTTGCTTGTGCCTTATCTAATACATTTACAGCTAAATTTAGTTGATTGGTTAAATCATTTTTAATAGCAATATTTCTTGCCAAAGATGAGCCTTTAATATCTGACTGACCATATAAAGGATACACATCACTGAAAATAATTTCATCTAGTTTAGGATTTTCATCTCCATTTTGAAGTTGAATTTGGTATTTTTCTGCCGCTTCGTAAAAACGCCATTTAACAGAAGGATGAATTGCAGTGTAATATTGTTGAATTGTTGCTTCTAATATATTTTTATGTTCTTCAGTAGAACGCTTAACTGCCGCTTCAAATACTGGTAAAATGTCTTTTAACTTATTTTGACTAATTGAGTTTAACTCATATGGTCTAGGTGATGCTATTTCTAATAATGCAAATGAATCATGACCGCAAGAAATAGGAATTAATAAAATACTTGCAATTCCTCGAGACTTTAAATTTTTATAAAATGGATTGTAATTTGTTCCCAACCCATATTTTTCAACATCTGAAATTGCCAATGCTTCCTTTTTAACAAATATTTGATTGGTTACTCCTTCACAAAAAAATGTTGCACATAAATCTGTATCTAAAGTATCTAAAATGATGCTTTCTGATTTTTTTACTTTGATACAATCTAATCTATTTGAAGGGAAATCAAAAATTGAAAAACCTAAAATTAAATCTTTGATATTATAAAATTCGGATAAATCTGTTCGCATATTCTCAACGAGATTGTCGTCTTGTTTTAAAAGATTGTAACGAATTGAAGATAAAGTTTCATCTGCAGTTACATCAAATAAATTCATTATTCCAAAACCTTTAAAAATATAACTATTGGGAGGGAATTTTTCTTTCCAAACTTCAATATTGTCAAAATTATCTAATAATATTTTGTAATCTTCATCAGTTATCTTTGGCGCCAATTCAGTAGGAATTACTTCTGAAAAATCTCCATTAAAAGCGACACGATAATGTTTAGTTATTCCTAATTTTTTATCAGGAATATCAAAAAAGAATGGTCGTTTTAAATCAACTGAATATCCATAACAAAAATTTAAAATCATTACGCATGATTGTAAATACATTTCGTTTTCTTCTAAGTTTCGAATTTTTAATTCGTAATCTTCAGGAGCATTTTCTAAAATTTTTTTAAATCTATTTGAGAATCTAAAAGTTGTAAATGTATATGGAACTGCTGCAGATTTTATTTCATTATCTGTTAATATCTCAGGAAAAAGTGGTTCTAGCAATAAATCTATTTGCTCTTTATTCTTCTCTAAAATTGATTCATCAGTAAAACCCTCTATCAATTCTGGAAAATTATTTATCTGTTGTAAAATATCCTTTGCAGATTTATGAAAAGGGTGCTTTGAATCTTCTGCATATTTTTTATAAAATGAATACACTTTTTCAAAACTTACATGTAGGTTTAATGGAAGTTCAATTTCTTCAGAATGACTCATTTCTATAACTTTTGGTTTATTCATTGCTAAATTATGAAATTATTTTCTCTAAGTCGAGAAATCTAACAATTACTAACGAAAATAAGTATTTAATAAATTACGGAAAATTGAGGCTTAGGTCAGTAAACAAAAATTTAGTTATTTATCAAATTGACAACCAACAGGAATGCTATTTACTGTGAGTGAAGCATTAGAAGGCGAAATATATGGAATGCCTAAGCCCAATCCTCTTAAAATGAAAAGCGTTCCAATTAGCACAACAAATAGTGGGATTGCTTTTTGAATTTTATTTCTAAATGAAATCGAAAATATATTTCGAAAATAAACAGCCGAAGTCATTAATGGTATTGTGCCCAAACCAAATAAAAACATATAAAACATTCCAGAGTAAAAATTACTTGTTGCAACTGCTCCAACCAGTGCCATATACACCATACCACAAGGAAGAAATCCATTTAAGACACCTATTAACAATAATGACTTATTGGATTTGTTTTTTAATAATTTTCCTAAGTTAGATTTTACTTTACCAATTAATCTATATAGTGGTTTTGAAAAATTATATTGATTAAATATTTTAGCAGGAATAAGCACTAAAACAATCATAACAATACCCATTAAAATAGAAATTCGCTGCTGTAACCCTGCTAAATACAAGCCTTTCCCTATCAATCCAAAAACCAAGCCTATAATTGTATAACTCAGCAACCTACCCAAATGATATAAACTAACTTGAAGTATTTTTTTACTATTACTATCTCTATTTACTGGCAATACAAAGGCGATAGGGCCGCACATACCCACGCAGTGAAAACTCCCTAAAAAACCTAATATAATTGCTGTATAAAGCATTAGTATGATATCGTTTTCTTAATTAAATACTCCTTTGAATTATTCTCAAAATCAATACTAATATTCCAATTGCCCTGTACTAGTTTTTCATCAGAAATTAACATTCTATTTTTTGCTATTTCTAAAGGTAATTTAAAGTCCAAAACTTTATTTGAAGGCCTATAAAAAGACACCAATCCATCAGTATTATTGGCATTGAAATTTACAGGGAATTTTATTTCAATACCCTTGTCAACTTTATTAATTTCAATTTTCAAACTTTTGGCATTATTCAATTTATCGATTTCAACTTGATATTTTAATTCATCCTTATAATATTCTTCTGAAACCAAATCATATTTGTATTGGTCTTGAGTAGATGATTTTATGACAAAAAATAAGATAAAACTCATAAACAATAAAAATGCAATTACTATTCCCGTTCCCCAATTTATTTTCATGATTTTCTAATTTTTATATTTATAATACAATTCTGAAATAAATTCAGAATGAAAATGTGAGCAATATTTCGTTTTTAACTTGATGCAATTTTTACTTTAGTCGAATTGACTCAAATGACAATTATACTTTATAATTATCTATAACTACGTGGACCTAAAAAGTTGGTCTTTGTAGTTTCTATTAATTTTCCATTTGAGTACAACCCTATTTTAATTTTTTCTTTAGCGTCTTTCAGTTTGTTTTTAGGTATCTCTATGAACATTGTTCCGTCTGATAACTCTTGTTTTTTCAATGTAAAACCTTGACTTCCTATTAAATTTATTGTTCCCTCATGAGACATCAATTTAAATGAAATATCCGTGATATCCTCTGTCGTTTTATTTAATAATTTATATGTAAAAACATTACTAATGATATTATTTTCTTTGGTTTCATATAATTGACCCGGAAGTCTTAAAACTGTTGCTTCTATATCATTTCTCATAAATAACATTGCAGTCAATACCCCAATCAATACAAACAATACTGCTGTATATCCTTTAACTCTTGTCGTAAACTTAAATGGTTCTCCTTTGGCAATATTATCTTCAGAAGCATAGCGTATCAACCCTTTTGGTAAATCAACACTTTCCATAATATGATCACACTCATCAATACAAGCGGTACAATTCACACATTCTAATTGAGTCCCATTTCGAATGTCAATCCCTGTTGGGCATACGTTTACACATTGATGACAATCAATACAATCTCCTTTTCCTGTTTCTGTTCTGTTTTCATTTTTCTTGAATTTTGCTCTACCGGTTTCACCTTCTCCTCTCACATAATCATATGCAACATTTACAGATTTATTATCAAGCAAAACTCCCTGTAATCTTCCGTAAGGACAAACAATTATACACACTTGCTCCCTAAACCAAGTAAATACAAAGAAGAAAATACCAGTAAATATTAAGATGGAAAACAACCCACTAATATGATTTTTTGGATTGTCTGTGATAATTTCTATCAGTTGATTACTTCCAATAAAATAGGCTAAAAACACATTTGCAATAATGAATGAAATCAGAAAAAAAACAATCCATTTTAATCCTTTTTTTAGAATTTTATTACCATTCCAAGGTTGTTTATCTAATCTTATTTGAGCGCCTCGATCTCCTTCAATGGCATATTCAATTTTTCGAAAAACCATTTCTAAAAATATTGTTTGAGGGCACACCCAACCACAAAATAACCGTCCATAAATTACCGTAAATAAAGTGATAAAAATTACACCTATTATCATCGATATAACGACCAAATGAAAATCTTGTGGCCAAAAAGGAACTCCAAAAATATTAAACCTTCGTTCGAGTACATTCAATAGAATAAATTGATTCCCATTTATTTTTATAAACGGTGCAACCAATAAAAAAAGTAATAAAACCCAAGAAAGATACGTTCGATATTTATAAAAAAAGCCATGTGGTTTCTTTGGATAAATCCATTGTCGTTTCCCATCGGCTTTTATAGTTCCGATAGAATCTCTAAATGATTCTTGCTCTTTTTTTGCCATAATTCTTTGGAGTAATTCTTTTATTCTTCCCTTTTGTTTCACTTGAGTTAATATTTAAAATATTAATCAAGCGAAAACTAAGGGCTACTACTAACTAATAAACTATTCTTTTTCTACCCAAATCTCTCCTTCTGGCGCTTTTGGCTTTGCAGGAGTAGATCCTTGTAAGGACAAAATATAACTTGCTACTTGCTGAATTTCAGAAGGTTTTAA contains:
- a CDS encoding sulfite exporter TauE/SafE family protein — its product is MLYTAIILGFLGSFHCVGMCGPIAFVLPVNRDSNSKKILQVSLYHLGRLLSYTIIGLVFGLIGKGLYLAGLQQRISILMGIVMIVLVLIPAKIFNQYNFSKPLYRLIGKVKSNLGKLLKNKSNKSLLLIGVLNGFLPCGMVYMALVGAVATSNFYSGMFYMFLFGLGTIPLMTSAVYFRNIFSISFRNKIQKAIPLFVVLIGTLFILRGLGLGIPYISPSNASLTVNSIPVGCQFDK
- a CDS encoding FixH family protein, with the protein product MKINWGTGIVIAFLLFMSFILFFVIKSSTQDQYKYDLVSEEYYKDELKYQVEIDKLNNAKSLKIEINKVDKGIEIKFPVNFNANNTDGLVSFYRPSNKVLDFKLPLEIAKNRMLISDEKLVQGNWNISIDFENNSKEYLIKKTISY
- the ccoG gene encoding cytochrome c oxidase accessory protein CcoG; translated protein: MAKKEQESFRDSIGTIKADGKRQWIYPKKPHGFFYKYRTYLSWVLLLFLLVAPFIKINGNQFILLNVLERRFNIFGVPFWPQDFHLVVISMIIGVIFITLFTVIYGRLFCGWVCPQTIFLEMVFRKIEYAIEGDRGAQIRLDKQPWNGNKILKKGLKWIVFFLISFIIANVFLAYFIGSNQLIEIITDNPKNHISGLFSILIFTGIFFFVFTWFREQVCIIVCPYGRLQGVLLDNKSVNVAYDYVRGEGETGRAKFKKNENRTETGKGDCIDCHQCVNVCPTGIDIRNGTQLECVNCTACIDECDHIMESVDLPKGLIRYASEDNIAKGEPFKFTTRVKGYTAVLFVLIGVLTAMLFMRNDIEATVLRLPGQLYETKENNIISNVFTYKLLNKTTEDITDISFKLMSHEGTINLIGSQGFTLKKQELSDGTMFIEIPKNKLKDAKEKIKIGLYSNGKLIETTKTNFLGPRSYR
- a CDS encoding GAF domain-containing protein, yielding MNKPKVIEMSHSEEIELPLNLHVSFEKVYSFYKKYAEDSKHPFHKSAKDILQQINNFPELIEGFTDESILEKNKEQIDLLLEPLFPEILTDNEIKSAAVPYTFTTFRFSNRFKKILENAPEDYELKIRNLEENEMYLQSCVMILNFCYGYSVDLKRPFFFDIPDKKLGITKHYRVAFNGDFSEVIPTELAPKITDEDYKILLDNFDNIEVWKEKFPPNSYIFKGFGIMNLFDVTADETLSSIRYNLLKQDDNLVENMRTDLSEFYNIKDLILGFSIFDFPSNRLDCIKVKKSESIILDTLDTDLCATFFCEGVTNQIFVKKEALAISDVEKYGLGTNYNPFYKNLKSRGIASILLIPISCGHDSFALLEIASPRPYELNSISQNKLKDILPVFEAAVKRSTEEHKNILEATIQQYYTAIHPSVKWRFYEAAEKYQIQLQNGDENPKLDEIIFSDVYPLYGQSDIKGSSLARNIAIKNDLTNQLNLAVNVLDKAQAKESLPIYEELMFRIKEYLTDVKIGLDAGDELGIIDFLKSEIYPVFSHIKKINDELADAVKIYMDRIDSNLQVVYEERRGYEESVTILNEKLASHIDKKQMEAQAMFPHYFERYKTDGIEHNMYIGKSLVNNSDYDSLYLYNLRLWQLKVMCEMENIAHKLKATLKNKLEIASLILVHSNSLAIKFRMDEKQFDVDGAYNIRYEIIKKRIDKAHIKGTNERLTVPGKIAIVYSQDKDAKEYKKYIKYLQSKNLLGKVEKLELEDLQGVTGLKALRVEVIYTSDFDEKKTITINQLIEDINA